Within Acaryochloris sp. CCMEE 5410, the genomic segment CCTATGAGCCATCGGCTTGCCTCGTTGGACTTACCAGACGCTAGCATTACCATGGAAGAATTTGCGTGGGCAAGCCAGGATTCTTGGTGGGTATCCCATGTCTTTACTGAAGAAGACATTAGACCTGTAATGGCCTCAAGCACCCAATATTCATGTTCATATGTTTTTTGGCCATTCCCAAGATCAATATCTGGAAGAGCGTGATCCCAGGTCTGTGGAGGAATAAACTCTGTTATAGACACCTCTGAACTGAGAAATAGCTCAAAAGCTAAAGAGTATCGCTTCTTGACATCATCTGGGTAGATAGTCCCCTGTGGAGGAGAAAGTGCTTGGTGAATTCTACCCTTCTCGCGCCCAATACCAAGCTCCGCAAGTACTTTTTGAAGAACACTTCCATAATTTATTTCGATAGTTGTCAAAATAGTTGTTCCGAGAAGAAGTCTCAAAACGGACCGCCGTGTTAGTAAGCGCTGACTTAAATTTTGTTCCTCCAATAAAGATAATTTGGCATTCACCGGGATGAATGATGACACTTCTTGTCCCAGACGTTCACTTTTTTGGGGGAGTGGACTGTGCTCCGAAGAAGAGCCATCTATTTGTTTTCCCAGGGACTCCACCACCCCTCGTATCCCCTCGACGATATCCAAAAATGCTTCATCTCGATTTGCCCATTGAGTTACAGGTTTTGCATCTTTTGGCAAAACCTGTAACTTACTGAAGGGTGCTTCCTTCCAATCACAAGGACGAAGGATAATGGGGATAACTCGGGCAGTGCCTTCGTTATGGCGCACTATCGAACTTTTCATCTCATAGTTGTAGCAATAGTCAGACGCCATAAAGGGAGGGCTAACAAGTAGCAAAATGATTTGAGCGGACTCTAGCTTGCTGTCGATTTGAGTTTTCCATTCTTCACCTGCTTCGATGTCTTTATCATGCCAAGCAGCAATTTTACCCTGACGCTTGAGATTGGAAAGATGGATATCCAACTCTTCTCGCAAATCATCGTCTTTATGGGAATAGGAAATAAAAACCTTTAAAGGGTCATGGTAGTTTGGAGTCATGGGAGAAGATGCAGAAGTCGAACTACCTTAAGCATGGGGGTTATCTTGAGCCTTGGTTTCCACTTTATCGGGCTTTTTGATTTAACTGTGCGCGGCTATCCACCCCTGCTCGGAGGCAAACGCCACATCTCATAATCAGCCCAGATTAAGGAAAGAGTTGCGTACAAAGTCGGAGTCAATCTGTAAAGGTTAGCGCCAAGCACCCGGATAGTCTCACCCCCAGATCCGAGCAACCCGCTCCCGATCCAGGTACACTCCCACCATCTCTTCGATCCGCTCAATCGTCTCTGGTGGTCGTAGCTCGATTACCTGCAATATCTCAAACGTATCCTCTAAGTCCAAAGCGCACTCAAAGCAATACTCAGGCGTTTCAAACGGAATTCTGATGAAAGGCTTTCCGGTGCCCTCCACGGTTATCCAATATTGCCCTGTACCGCTTTGGGAAACGGTCAAATACTCAAGCTGACCCTCTAGCTTGGTCTGCTGGATCAGATTCTTTTGTCTGCGCACAAGGGTATTGAACTTGAACTCAAATGCTCTGGATACTCTGGGGGGTTGGGTTCTGCTAGTTGTTTGCCGTGCTGAATACCCTCGCTGTGTTCTCCGTGCAAAATTGGGTTCTCGGTGAATTTGGATAGGGGCTGATTCACGCTTGCGCTCATCGTCTCCAGCATCTGGAGATGGCTTACGCTTGACTGGCAGATCATCTTTCCGTGCAATCGTTGGGAATGCCGTCTTGTCTGAATATGCAGGGTTTGATTCGACGTTTGTTGGGGTTTTCCCAGTCGATGGAATTGTTGGCTTGGGCTTCAGTGAGACGAGTTTGGGGTTCATGCAAATATCCTCAGCCAAGACAAAATTAGTTTAGCTTCTGGGGATATGCTGTGGAAGATTTCTGGGGAAAGCTTATATCAGTATTAGATTTATTTATTTTAGATGGTATAACAGGGGATTCATTTTGGTTAAATATATGCTTTATGCGATCAACAGCAAATGGTGAAACTGCAAGAAGAGTAATAAAAATGATTGTGGAGACTGATTTGACAATTGTTACTATGAAATTAATATCTTGCCCATCATCCAAAAAGCGTCGAAAAAAAGATTTCGGTTGTTTATTTATACCACTTTCTTCTTGATGATTTAATTGTGAATTATTACTGCCAGCAGCTATATTTACATTATCTCCTGTATTAACAATAGAATGCCTGACTAGTCCCTTACCTAGTTCAATCCCTCTCTCAAGTTGCTCACTCGGAGAAAGTAAACGTATAAGTTGCTGTAATGTATTATCTTTTTCTTCCAACTTACCCTCTAATCTTGCATTTTTAAGCTTTGACTCTTCTAGTAGTTGAACACCAGTCTGAAGTTTTTCCTGAAGATTATCCGCATCTACATCAGCAGGATGAGCAATTTTTAGTATAACTAAACCATCACCTAATACTTTGTATTCTTGAAGGTATAGTTCAGCATCATACTTACTAAGTACTTCTTGATTAACGTCATTGAATACTTGAGCAAAAGATTTCCAAGGCATACCATCTCTAAAAGCAAGCTCAAGAATATTTTTAGATATTTGAAATCGCTTGGTAAATTCCCCAGCTTCAAAATTTTCATTAGGATTATGTGGGCATCGTTCTTTTTGACTCTCTTTTAAATAGATATAGTCGCACCTGACACCATCAAAGTTTGTTTCAGCATTGGCATTCCATTCTTGCTTGCAAATCCCAGTCAATATTGCATGTTGGAAACTAGTACCTAAAATGGTTGCTCTCTTTAGTAAAGCACCCCTAAGATTAGCATAGCTGAGGTCAGCACCACTAAGATCAACCTCTGATAGGATTGCATAGGTTAAATTAGATTCACTAAAATTAATTCTAGAAAGGTCAGTATTTGAAAAATTAGTTTTGCTTAGATTAGCGCTTTTGAAGCTAGCCTTACTAATACCGTTTTTTGAAAGTTCTCTGAAAGTAGACATTCTAAAGTCCACTAAAGTAAGCACCGCTGCCTCAAAGTCGGCACCACTCAAATGAACATCATATAGGTTTGCGTTGCTAAGATTTGCTAATTTGAAAACTGCTCTACGACATATAGCCTTATTAAGATTTACATGACTAAGATTGGCTTTTAAACAGTCAGTTTCCTGAAGAATTGCTCTTTTTAGACAGGTTTTTGTGAGATTGGCATACTTCAGTTTAGCGTTACTAAGATTAGCACCACTGAGATTTGCACCACTGAGGTCAGCACCACTGAGGTCAGCACCACTGAGATTTGCACCACTGAGGTCAGCACCACTGAGGTCTTTTTCTAACCCACCGTTATTTACTAATTGGTAAACAAGATTCCATTTAGGATCCATGTGCGTCTGATCAGTAATTATGGCACCACTAAGATCAGCACTATCTAGAATTGCATTACTGAGGTTAGTACCACTGAGGTCAGCACCACTGAGGTCAGCACCACTGAGATTTGCACCACTGAGGTCAGTACCACTGAGGTCAGTACCACTGAGGTCAGCACCACTGAGGTTTGCCTTCCTGAACTGGATGCTAGAAAGACTGGCGCCATTGAGAACAACATCCTTGAGAATTGCTCCACTAAGGTTGGCACTGGTAAGCTTGGCACCACTTAGATTGGCACCATTGAGAACAACACCCTTGAGAATTGCATCACTGAGGTTAGCACCACTGAGGTCAGCATAGCTAACGTTAGCATTGCAAAGATTAGCAACAAATAGGTAAGCATCACTAAGGTTGACATCGCAGAGAATTGCATTGCTGAGGTAAGCACTACAAAGTTTGGCACCACTGAGGTCAGCACCACTGAGGTTAGCACTTTCCAGAACTGCATCAGTTAGAATTGCACCGCTGAGGTTGGCACTAGTAAGGTTGGCATCACTGAGGTCAGCATCACTGAGGTCAGCACCACTGAGGTCAGCACCACTGAGATTTGCACCACTGAGGCTGATAAAACTAAGTTTTGCATCGGTGAGATTGGCACCACTGAGGTTAGCCTTTCTGCAATTGTCCCAAGAGAAGCCAGCGCAACTGAGGTCTATATTTACCCCAAAATTTTCCTGACGCCATTCATTCCAAACATCAACACCCTGCTTCAGTAAATCAACCTGCTCCTCATTCGCCATCACAATCTCTCAAGTAATTCTCAAAACAGACTACACGACTAAGATTCATCGCCAATAAGATGAATGATACCCATGTCTTAAAAATCAACTAACCTATAAATAGAGAAAGATAGCTAAATAGCACCATAATTAATAGCAAATTCCATCATTCCCACCCAAAATCACCTCAGATCCCCCCTCAATCCCATCATTACTCCCCTCCAAAGACCCGATTTCCTGATCATTTTCCTGACCAAATCCATCGATTTCAGATCGCTTTTCAGTTTCTGTAATTAGATCACTGTCTTTCTTACAGATTTCACAACTTGGTCTATTTTTCTCCAGTCTCTGATTCCATTTCGCCTGAAACGCCTTCATCATCTGGTCTTTGTATGCTTCATTGCCTGAGTAGCGAATCACATACAAACACACGGATTCCTCACTGCCCACCTTCACCAGCTCATGAGCGACACGTTTAATGAGCTTATTGACGATGGCAACTGCACTCTGATCCTCACTGATGACATTCCGAAAGTGACGATAGATCTGATAGCGATATTCCAACGCCTTCACCTTGATATCCTCCAGTCGCTGATCATCCTCCGTCATCACCATGATTTCCATCCGCATCCGAGCCTCCACCTGCTCATAGCGGGCCTGAGTAAACGCCTGAGACTGCTGCTCAATGGCATTCAATAAACCTTGCTTCTGGTCCTTGAGAGCCTGCTTTTGCTGCTCCAACTGCTCCAGCTCCCCCTTCAGCGTTACCTTCCTGGGATGGGCCTTTCTTCTCAATGCCGTCAACTTGGCTTGGATGACCTTCTGCTCCTGAACAATTTCCCTGATCTGCCCAGCTAATTCCTTGACCTCCAATCTCAAGGACTGTCGTTGACGCTGCACCTGACGCCCCTTTTCCAACGCTTTGTTGTAGGCTGCATAATCAGCGCTGGTGACGTTGTAGGTATCCACTAAATCAAATACCCCCAGGTCATGAATTAACTGTACTTGGATTTGATTATTCGACAGCCTGTGCGTGAGAACGAATTTGCTATTAAGCTGTTTTGTGAAATTCCTCTGATCTAGTTCCTCTGCTGATTCTGGGTAAGATAGCTCATCCTGCAAAAAGTCGAGCTTAGTACGTTAGGATGAATATCCTTACCCTCTTGCTCTTGTGATAATGCCAGAATATTCGACTTTTATATTTCATACCTTCTTATATGACTGATTGGCTTGAACACACTGTCCAAGTTGATGTTGAAGCGAATATTGATTTGGTGTGGAAACTCTGGTCTGACCTAGAGCAGATGCCTAACTGGATGAAATGGATTTCCTCTGTAAAAGTATTAGAAGAAAATCCAGATCTTTCCCGAATGAGCTTGGCCTCTGGCGGATTTGAATTTAGTTGGTTATTGCGTATTACTCGACTGGTGACCAATCAAATCATTCAATTTGAGTCAGTTGATGGCCTCCCCAACCGTGGGGCAATCCGATTCTATAAGCGGGGACCAAATAGCACTATTAAGCTTACTGTGGCTTATGCAATCCCAGGTATTTTAGGCAAAATTATGGATAATCTACTTTTAGGTCGCATCGTAGAATCTACAATCCAAGCTGATCTGGATCGATTCCGTGCTTATGCTTTGACAGCTAGCAAGCAAGAATAGTTCATGCATGTCATGACTTAGATTTGCCTAATCACCCCCAAGACCGAGCCACCCCCTCTCGATCCAGGAACACTCCGATCATCTCCTCAATCCCCTCCCTGCCTCTTCTTTGAAATGTTGCACTAACACAATTGCACTAACCGAAAAATCATCTCTTCGACCCAAACCTTACTCATCTCTCTTCATCAGGTAAGCGATCAGGTCGAATCAGTGTCAGCATCAAGATACTTTTTTTATCTTTCGGATAGCGCAGATGCAACGAAAATGCTTCGCTATCCCACCGATCCCAATAGAAAATCTCTCTATCAAGCGCTCCCTCAACTGGTCCCCCCATTTTCGTCGGCTGCCCCAAAAGTGAGATTGCTTCATCCCTGCTCTTCTTGAAAGACAATCCGTTGGGTAATGTGTATGGATACTCCATATAGCCCTGGACTCCATCAGCAAAAACAAAAATGGTGTTAATCTTTTTTTTTCGATCCAGAGAAATTTGCAATCCCAACTCCACTAATCTAATAACTTCTTTATCCGGTCCTTCTAAGGTTAGGTTGAAGGCTTCAGGTTCCTCTTCAATCTGACGAATAAACACTTGCAACTCTGGATCGTCTATATGCCGACCTATAAAATTCTGTAGCTCGACATCCTTTTGTTCTGACGAAACTTTAGCCAAAGTTTTTTCCTCTATCAATCGTGAGTCCTAAAATTTCCAAAGGATTACAAGCCTCGACTCCAAAATCGGGTAGCAGCTATCCTCAATTTCTTGCTCCGTAAAAAATGATCTTAAAGATACTCTTCCTCCAGTTCTCGAACCACGATGATGTAGTTTTGTAGGGCTTTCTGGTATTGTTTCGCCTCGATAAATTTCACAGACTCAACCACTCTCTTATAAAGTCCTCCCAAAATATCCGATGCATTGGGTTTTTCCTTTATACTCGCAACAATCTTGGGTGCGATGTCGTAATAGCGCTCAATCATTGCATCTCCATTAACAATGGTTCGCATATAAGTGTCACGGAAATCTCTCAACATCTGTAGTTCGTAGCAGTCATCCGATAAGCCTCTAGCCTCAACGCATGCAGTGGTAATGAAGCAGAATTTCTTTTGACTCACCAGTTTCAGCATGGGTGGTTCCAAAAGTAAGTCAGGGCCTTTTTCTAAAATTTCGATCAGCTGATTAACATGGGGGATTTTATCCTTGTCTATTGTGTTATTTAAGAGCAGTTCTTTTAAGCTTTTTGAAACCTTTACGGGGTCCTTGAGAGAAGCAATAAATTGTTTGTAGAACTTACCCGTTTCCCGACTGGCGATCGCAGCCTTTTCTTCCAAAGTGAGTGGGGTTGATGCTTCGGATTCAGCTTTTTCAATAGCTTCTTTTGTCTTCTGTCGAGGTTCATATATCTTCTCTAATAACTTTTGTACATCTCCGGCAATGCCTTTTTGATTTGGATCCACAACAGCGAACTCATCCCCAACCTCATCAGACTTGATAGACGGACCTCGAGCACCACTCACTGTAACCCCCGACCACCCCTTGCCATCAAAGGCGGTCTTGATTTTTGCAACCACTGAATTAGTCATGTCATCGGTTTCACCCTTGCCTGCATAGCAGGAGGTAAAGTAGACCCCTTTAATTTTATTTTGTAATGCCTTCGAACCACTGAACAGCTTGTTCACAATCTCATCGGCTGTATAGTCCCCGCTCTCCCCAGGTGCGCCATGGGCCACAATATAGAGCGTTTCTCCCTCACCCATTTTGCTGAAATCAGCGTCTTTAAGGACTCCAACAGGACGTCCTGCTCTCTTCACTGCGTAATTGATTGACGTTAGCTCTACAAAGTCGCCCGAAGGTTTGTCCCTAGCCAGGACAACTTGACGCTGGACAACGGCCTCTTCTGCATCGGATACTTGTTGTGTCAAGGGAATCAGGTTACGCTGCACCTGTTGTTTTTGTTGCTGCACAACGTGAGTTAATTCATGGGCAATCAGCTCTTGGCCTACGGGCTGGGTAGGCTGATATTCTCCTTGCCGAAAAAACACATCTTGTCCCGTCGTAAACGCCCTTGCCTGAATCGATTGATTTAACTGGTCTGATTGGACATCCGTATGCACCCTTACCCCACTAAAATCTGCCCCCATCGCCTGACCCATTGGCTGTTGCAATCCTGCATCCAATGGCTGACCACCACCCCTCGCGCTACTGATAGCAGACTCTAAATCTGCTGATGCTTCCTCATCTGTCATTGCTTGACGACGCTGGATAGCAGCACGAAGACTTTTCGCTTGCATCTCCCCTTCCAGTTCTTTCTCTTGCTGCACGGATTGCCCTTGATTGAATTGAGATAAAGAAGGGGCATTAATTTGATGTACTACCTGAGAAGCAACCCGATCCGCTTCCTGTTCATACTTATCTCCCGGTTCTCCAAGTGTCAGCTTTCGCTGAATCCAAGGTTGTACCAATTCTCCGGATGGATTAGGAACCTTATCTTTCCAGGGCGTTCCAAACCTTTCCCACTTCTCCTGTTGAGCTTTCCATTCAGCCAAACCCTCTTCATTTGTTTTGGCTTGAAGGGGGGGAGGAACTGGTGTTGCTGATTGAGCCTGATCTGATGATATTGGTTGAGGTATCGGTTGTGACTTAGATTTTTCTGGCTTATAAGAATGAGTACGCTTCATCAACTGTCCCTCATCTGCAACCGAATCACATACATTTAATCCTAAACTCACGGAAAAATTTCTTACGGTAGAAATCCAAATAGAAATATTTACCGCACTTTAAGGATTTTCTACCCCCAAACCCTACTCACCCGCTCCCGATCCAACCACACTCCAACCATCTCCTCGATCCGCTCAATGGTTTCCCCTGGCCGCAGCTCAATAACCTGCAACACATCGAACATGTCCTCTAATTCAAGTGCTGCTGTTGTACAGTACATCGCTATTTGGGTCTTGTCCTCTTTTGGTGATGCTGTAGTAAATGTACTCAAAGCCATAACTAGTAATTATTTCAGCTTGCCAGCACCAGGCGTTTATTCAAAAGGTCGAGGCCAGCCCTCCCGTACATTTGGCGCTTAATCATTTTCAGTTTGTTGTTAAATCCCTCCACTGGCCCGTTGCTCACCTCTAATGTCAGCCCAGCCTTGACTGCCTCATAGTCATCACTTAACCCTTTCGCAAAAGTCTGAAATGGCTTGAATACGCTGTTCTTTGCAAGATCCAGCCAGTTGTCCAAGTGCTGGGGTAACCGCTTTCGGACTAAGAACAAAAAGCTCTGTGTTAGCGTAATGGCATCGGATAGCTCAGGCTGTCCACTGAGTTGTATCAGAGTTTCTTCTTCTTCTAGGCAACTCATTTCGGGTTTTATTCCATAGCTCAGATCACCTAAAACCCGTTCCCTGCATAGTCTTCCAGCGTTACAGACTAAAATGACGCCAGTCATTTAGTTTACCGTTCGTTAGGAGTGCAGATGCCTCAAACTAAGTCCCATAAATGGATTCCAACATTCTTAACCCTTGAGCAGTTTGAGACATTTGTCTTACCCCATTTGCACATCGGCACTCGGGGACCTCAACCCAAGCTCTCTTTGCATGCCATCTTCAACTACATTTTGAAGTTGCTGCACTTGGGATGTCAGTGGAGTGAACTACCCATTGAAAAGGACAAAAATGGGCGACCGGAAATTCACCACTCCAGTATTTATAGAGCCTTTCGACGCTTTGAAACCCATGGGTGTTTTGAAGACATTTTCAAGGCGTCAGTCTCAATGCTTAATGAAAAAGGAAAGTTAGACACTAGCGTTATTCATGGAGATGGGACAACCACTGCAGCCAAGAAAGGCGGCGACAATCTGGGATTCAATGGCCACAAACATATGAAGGGAGACAAGGTGGTAGCCTTCTGTGATCGCAACTGCAATATCATCTCTCCATTTGTGACTGCCCCAGGTAACCGGAACGAGTCACCTCTATTCAAAACGGCACTGACGCAAGTGATGAGTACGGCCCGAACAGTAGGCATAGACTTGATTGGGACTGTCGTCAGCTTGGATGGCGTGTACGATAGTCGTGAGAATCGCAAGACCATTTTCAATCGAAGGATGGTGCCAAATATCAATGAAAATCTTCGGGGGAGAAAGACGCCAAAGCCAGGTCCTAAAAGACTGTTCGACTCATCCATCTTTCAAGAGAGATTCAATACTATTGAGCGAGTCTTTGCCTGGGAGGATAAATTCAAGCGCTTGCTACTGCGATTCGAGCGGATCAGCAAACTGCACTATGCCTTGAAAAGCTTGGCATACACGATGATCAATCTCCGTCATTTTTGCCAAGGTTAGTTTCAACTTGAAATCTATAAATTCTAGAGGTCTCTGCAACTGAGATCCAGTTCGTCATGCTTAGAAAACGGAACTATGGGGTTAATTCTCAAAGTGAGGCGATGCAATTGCCTGTTTCTTCTCTCTTTGTTGTTCATGTTAGGTTAAAAATCCGATTTGTCAGGTCAACTGGATAAAAACCCGAAATGAGTTGGAAGATAAGCTGCGGGCTTGTCAGGGATACAGTGCTCAAAACCTATCTGTCATTCGTCATATTGCTGCTAATTTGCTGCAGCAAGAGTCAACTGCGAAATGTGGGGTTAAGGCCAAACGGCTCAAGGCAGGTTGGGATGATGACTACCTGGTCAAGATCCTCAGCGTTGCTGCCAAGGGAATACCTTCTTCATGAAGAACTATGTGCGATTGCCCTGATCATCCAACCTTAAGATTTGGTGAATTTAATGCAGCTCAACGATTTTGCAAAGCGGTGGATGAAGTGAGTAACTTTTTGAGACCTCGCACTCGAATGGCAGAATTCGTGTCACTATCTGATCGAAGAAAGAAATTCATCAAAGGAGTCAATGAACTCCAAGAATTATTCCAGGCTGCTTAACAACAAAGACGAGGAAAATTGGGGGTACTAATCACTATTCTCAGGGATTTGGCTAACCACTTCTGACGGATTCCACTCGGGTGCAAGCTCCCACATCCCAAATGAATTGTGGAAGTAATTATCTGGGGAATATAAGTCACAATCTTGGTGTAGAACTTTATAAACTTTTGATTCTGGAGATGTACTGAACTTATCACCATCTTTTATAAAAGGATTTTCATTCAACAAATAGAGTAGAAATATTTCTAACAATTGAGCAGCTTCATTGGGACTAATATTGTCCTTGAGAATAGCATCGCGACAACCCAGATTATGCATTCCACAGGAGTAATAAGTGCCATCATTACCA encodes:
- a CDS encoding toll/interleukin-1 receptor domain-containing protein encodes the protein MTPNYHDPLKVFISYSHKDDDLREELDIHLSNLKRQGKIAAWHDKDIEAGEEWKTQIDSKLESAQIILLLVSPPFMASDYCYNYEMKSSIVRHNEGTARVIPIILRPCDWKEAPFSKLQVLPKDAKPVTQWANRDEAFLDIVEGIRGVVESLGKQIDGSSSEHSPLPQKSERLGQEVSSFIPVNAKLSLLEEQNLSQRLLTRRSVLRLLLGTTILTTIEINYGSVLQKVLAELGIGREKGRIHQALSPPQGTIYPDDVKKRYSLAFELFLSSEVSITEFIPPQTWDHALPDIDLGNGQKTYEHEYWVLEAITGLMSSSVKTWDTHQESWLAHANSSMVMLASGKSNEASRWLIGEPDSPIWSPRVGDRTIDLSYSIKTVNGYAKRLQYGEEIERQLMAVCDRRGNILVQAQTNDGWQMDDYLLVTRVPGPSIGTVITVISGLHGPGTRSAVMLLNPKPNNHLEELASRIGHKSGEVPYYQAVFRSSDFRNIGGSSVASSIELLTEVCPPVRIA
- a CDS encoding pentapeptide repeat-containing protein, which translates into the protein MANEEQVDLLKQGVDVWNEWRQENFGVNIDLSCAGFSWDNCRKANLSGANLTDAKLSFISLSGANLSGADLSGADLSDADLSDANLTSANLSGAILTDAVLESANLSGADLSGAKLCSAYLSNAILCDVNLSDAYLFVANLCNANVSYADLSGANLSDAILKGVVLNGANLSGAKLTSANLSGAILKDVVLNGASLSSIQFRKANLSGADLSGTDLSGTDLSGANLSGADLSGADLSGTNLSNAILDSADLSGAIITDQTHMDPKWNLVYQLVNNGGLEKDLSGADLSGANLSGADLSGADLSGANLSGANLSNAKLKYANLTKTCLKRAILQETDCLKANLSHVNLNKAICRRAVFKLANLSNANLYDVHLSGADFEAAVLTLVDFRMSTFRELSKNGISKASFKSANLSKTNFSNTDLSRINFSESNLTYAILSEVDLSGADLSYANLRGALLKRATILGTSFQHAILTGICKQEWNANAETNFDGVRCDYIYLKESQKERCPHNPNENFEAGEFTKRFQISKNILELAFRDGMPWKSFAQVFNDVNQEVLSKYDAELYLQEYKVLGDGLVILKIAHPADVDADNLQEKLQTGVQLLEESKLKNARLEGKLEEKDNTLQQLIRLLSPSEQLERGIELGKGLVRHSIVNTGDNVNIAAGSNNSQLNHQEESGINKQPKSFFRRFLDDGQDINFIVTIVKSVSTIIFITLLAVSPFAVDRIKHIFNQNESPVIPSKINKSNTDISFPQKSSTAYPQKLN
- a CDS encoding SRPBCC family protein, with translation MTDWLEHTVQVDVEANIDLVWKLWSDLEQMPNWMKWISSVKVLEENPDLSRMSLASGGFEFSWLLRITRLVTNQIIQFESVDGLPNRGAIRFYKRGPNSTIKLTVAYAIPGILGKIMDNLLLGRIVESTIQADLDRFRAYALTASKQE
- a CDS encoding DUF4157 domain-containing protein encodes the protein MKRTHSYKPEKSKSQPIPQPISSDQAQSATPVPPPLQAKTNEEGLAEWKAQQEKWERFGTPWKDKVPNPSGELVQPWIQRKLTLGEPGDKYEQEADRVASQVVHQINAPSLSQFNQGQSVQQEKELEGEMQAKSLRAAIQRRQAMTDEEASADLESAISSARGGGQPLDAGLQQPMGQAMGADFSGVRVHTDVQSDQLNQSIQARAFTTGQDVFFRQGEYQPTQPVGQELIAHELTHVVQQQKQQVQRNLIPLTQQVSDAEEAVVQRQVVLARDKPSGDFVELTSINYAVKRAGRPVGVLKDADFSKMGEGETLYIVAHGAPGESGDYTADEIVNKLFSGSKALQNKIKGVYFTSCYAGKGETDDMTNSVVAKIKTAFDGKGWSGVTVSGARGPSIKSDEVGDEFAVVDPNQKGIAGDVQKLLEKIYEPRQKTKEAIEKAESEASTPLTLEEKAAIASRETGKFYKQFIASLKDPVKVSKSLKELLLNNTIDKDKIPHVNQLIEILEKGPDLLLEPPMLKLVSQKKFCFITTACVEARGLSDDCYELQMLRDFRDTYMRTIVNGDAMIERYYDIAPKIVASIKEKPNASDILGGLYKRVVESVKFIEAKQYQKALQNYIIVVRELEEEYL
- a CDS encoding transposase, whose product is MPQTKSHKWIPTFLTLEQFETFVLPHLHIGTRGPQPKLSLHAIFNYILKLLHLGCQWSELPIEKDKNGRPEIHHSSIYRAFRRFETHGCFEDIFKASVSMLNEKGKLDTSVIHGDGTTTAAKKGGDNLGFNGHKHMKGDKVVAFCDRNCNIISPFVTAPGNRNESPLFKTALTQVMSTARTVGIDLIGTVVSLDGVYDSRENRKTIFNRRMVPNINENLRGRKTPKPGPKRLFDSSIFQERFNTIERVFAWEDKFKRLLLRFERISKLHYALKSLAYTMINLRHFCQG